A region of Streptomyces sp. WMMC500 DNA encodes the following proteins:
- the hrpA gene encoding ATP-dependent RNA helicase HrpA has translation MSTSAIPSFADLGARLSALTLRDEQRLGRRLDGARRLRKPEARAGVLAEIAAAVDAAELTAERRRAAVPPVSYPHELPVSQKKDDILAAIRDHQVVIVAGETGSGKTTQIPKICLELGRGVRGLIGHTQPRRIAARTVAERVAEELRTPLGEAVGWKVRFTDQVGGDTLVKLMTDGILLAEIQTDRELRQYDTIIIDEAHERSLNIDFLLGYLARLLPRRPDLKVVITSATIDPERFSRHFGDAPIVEVSGRTYPVEVRYRPLLEEGAEDADRDQITAICDAVDELQAEGDGSGDILVFLSGEREIRDTADALAKQKLRDTEVLPLYARLSHAEQHRVFQRHGGRRVVLATNVAETSLTVPGIRYVIDTGFARISRYSHRTKVQRLPIEPISQASANQRKGRCGRLADGICVRLYAEEDFLARPEFTDAEILRTNLASVILQMTAAGLGEIEKFPFIDPPDSRNIKAGVQLLEELHALDTDQKDPKKRLTQTGRRLAQLPVDPRLARMVLEAERNGCVREVMVIASALSIQDPRERPADKQQQADQHHARFRDESSDFVTFLNLWTYVREQQKALSSSAFRRMCKREFLNYLRIREWQDIYSQLRTIARGMDIHPADQDAAPELVHRSLLAGLLSHIGLKDTDAKNEYLGARSAKFAVFPGSALFKKPPRWIMSAELVETSRLWARVNAKVEPEWVEPLAQHLVKRTYSEPHWEKDQAAVMAYERVTLYGVPLVARRKVNYGRIDAETCRDLFIRHALVEGDWRTHHKFFAANRRLLTEVEELEHRARRRDILVDDETLFDFYDQRVPADVVSGAHFDSWWKKKQREEPELLNFEKSMLINERAEGVTKDDYPDSWRQGKLKLRVTYQFEPGTDADGVTVHVPLQILNQVVPDGFDWQIPGLREDVVTELIRSLPKPIRRNYVPAPNYAKAFLERAVPVQEPLTTALARELQRMVGVPVAAEDFDWAKVPEHLKVTFRVTDERRRQLAESKDLEELRLRLKPKTQAAITRAFDEASGTSGGGKGSRGAESAGDGGGPALDRRTGLTSWTVGALPRTFETRRGGHTVKAYPALVDEGETVAVRLYDTEAEQAAAMWAGTRRLILLQLPSNPAKFANSTLSNQAKLALSRTPHGGVQALFEDCVTASADRLIAARGGPAWDEEGFRKLFDSVRADIVDATMQTIRQVQEVLAAWHACEGRLRGVTSPVLAESAADVREQLAWLVKPGFVTEHGAGRLPDLLRYLVAADRRLQQLPTNAERDRARMAKVKEMQDEYAWLLEQQPRGRPVPRAVRDVRWMIEELRVSYFAHALGTAYPVSDKRIVKAVDALVPPAR, from the coding sequence ATGTCCACTTCCGCCATCCCCAGCTTCGCCGACCTCGGCGCCCGCCTGTCCGCCCTCACGCTCCGCGACGAGCAGCGGCTCGGCCGCCGCCTCGACGGCGCCCGCCGCCTCCGCAAGCCGGAGGCGCGGGCCGGCGTGCTCGCCGAGATCGCCGCCGCGGTCGACGCCGCGGAGCTGACCGCCGAGCGCCGCCGCGCCGCGGTGCCGCCCGTGTCGTATCCGCACGAGCTGCCCGTCAGCCAGAAGAAGGACGACATCCTCGCGGCCATCCGCGACCACCAGGTCGTGATCGTCGCGGGCGAGACCGGGTCCGGGAAGACGACCCAGATCCCCAAGATCTGCCTGGAGCTGGGCCGCGGCGTGCGGGGCCTCATCGGCCACACGCAGCCGCGCCGCATCGCCGCCCGTACGGTGGCCGAGCGCGTCGCCGAGGAGCTGCGCACCCCGCTCGGCGAGGCCGTCGGGTGGAAGGTGCGGTTCACCGACCAGGTCGGCGGCGACACGCTCGTCAAGCTGATGACCGACGGCATCCTGCTCGCCGAGATCCAGACGGACCGCGAGCTGCGGCAGTACGACACGATCATCATCGACGAGGCGCACGAGCGCAGCCTGAACATCGACTTCCTGCTCGGCTACCTCGCCCGCCTCCTCCCCCGCCGCCCCGACCTCAAGGTCGTCATCACCTCCGCGACGATCGACCCGGAGCGCTTCTCCCGGCACTTCGGCGATGCTCCGATCGTCGAGGTCAGCGGCCGTACGTACCCGGTCGAGGTGCGCTACCGCCCGCTCCTCGAAGAGGGTGCGGAAGACGCGGACCGGGACCAGATCACCGCCATCTGCGACGCCGTCGACGAGCTGCAGGCCGAGGGCGACGGCTCCGGCGACATCCTCGTCTTCCTCTCCGGCGAGCGCGAGATCCGCGACACCGCGGACGCGCTCGCAAAGCAGAAGCTCCGCGACACCGAGGTCCTGCCCCTCTACGCGCGCCTCTCGCACGCCGAGCAGCACCGCGTCTTCCAGAGACACGGCGGCCGCCGCGTCGTGCTGGCCACGAACGTCGCGGAGACCTCCCTGACCGTCCCCGGCATCCGGTACGTCATCGACACCGGCTTCGCCCGCATCTCCCGCTACAGCCACCGCACCAAGGTCCAGCGCCTGCCCATCGAGCCCATCTCGCAGGCCAGCGCCAACCAGCGCAAGGGCCGCTGCGGCCGGCTCGCCGACGGCATCTGCGTCCGGCTGTACGCGGAGGAGGACTTCCTCGCCCGCCCCGAGTTCACCGACGCCGAGATCCTGCGGACGAACCTGGCGTCCGTCATCCTCCAGATGACCGCCGCCGGCCTCGGCGAGATCGAGAAGTTCCCCTTCATCGACCCGCCGGACAGCCGCAACATCAAGGCCGGCGTCCAGCTACTCGAAGAGCTGCACGCGCTCGACACGGACCAGAAGGATCCGAAGAAGCGGCTGACCCAGACCGGCCGCAGGCTCGCCCAGTTGCCCGTCGACCCGCGGCTGGCGCGCATGGTGCTGGAGGCCGAGCGCAACGGATGCGTGCGCGAGGTCATGGTCATCGCCTCCGCGCTGTCCATCCAGGACCCGCGCGAGCGCCCCGCCGACAAGCAGCAGCAGGCCGACCAGCACCACGCCCGCTTCCGCGACGAGTCCAGCGACTTCGTCACGTTCCTCAACCTGTGGACGTACGTGCGCGAGCAGCAGAAGGCGCTGTCCTCGTCCGCGTTCCGCCGCATGTGCAAGCGCGAGTTCCTCAACTACCTGCGCATACGCGAGTGGCAGGACATCTACTCCCAACTGCGCACCATCGCCCGCGGCATGGACATCCACCCGGCGGACCAGGACGCGGCGCCCGAGCTTGTCCACCGGTCGCTGCTGGCGGGGCTCCTGAGCCACATCGGGCTGAAGGACACGGACGCGAAGAACGAGTATCTGGGCGCGCGCAGCGCCAAGTTCGCCGTGTTTCCGGGCTCCGCGCTCTTCAAGAAGCCGCCGCGCTGGATCATGTCGGCCGAGCTGGTCGAGACCTCCCGGCTGTGGGCGCGGGTCAACGCGAAGGTCGAGCCCGAGTGGGTCGAGCCGCTGGCGCAGCACCTGGTCAAGCGCACGTACAGCGAGCCGCACTGGGAGAAGGACCAGGCCGCGGTCATGGCGTACGAGCGCGTCACGCTGTACGGCGTGCCGCTGGTGGCCCGGCGCAAGGTCAACTACGGCCGCATCGACGCCGAGACGTGCCGCGACCTGTTCATCCGGCACGCGCTGGTCGAGGGCGACTGGCGTACGCACCACAAGTTCTTCGCCGCCAACCGCCGCCTCCTCACCGAGGTCGAGGAGCTGGAGCACCGGGCGCGCCGCCGCGACATCCTGGTGGACGACGAGACCCTCTTCGACTTCTACGACCAGCGCGTCCCCGCGGACGTCGTGTCCGGGGCGCACTTCGACTCCTGGTGGAAGAAGAAGCAGCGCGAAGAGCCGGAGCTGCTCAACTTCGAGAAGTCGATGCTCATCAACGAGCGGGCGGAGGGCGTCACCAAGGACGACTACCCGGACTCGTGGCGGCAGGGGAAGCTGAAGCTGCGCGTGACGTACCAGTTCGAGCCGGGGACGGACGCGGACGGCGTCACCGTGCACGTACCGCTGCAGATCCTCAACCAGGTGGTCCCGGACGGCTTCGACTGGCAGATCCCGGGGCTGCGCGAGGACGTGGTCACCGAGCTGATCCGCTCGCTGCCGAAGCCGATCCGGCGCAACTACGTGCCGGCGCCGAACTACGCCAAGGCGTTCCTGGAGCGTGCCGTGCCGGTGCAGGAGCCGCTGACGACGGCGCTGGCGCGGGAGCTGCAGCGGATGGTGGGGGTGCCGGTCGCGGCGGAGGACTTCGACTGGGCGAAGGTGCCGGAGCATCTGAAGGTCACGTTCCGGGTGACCGACGAGCGGCGGCGGCAGCTCGCGGAGTCGAAGGACCTGGAGGAGCTGCGGCTGAGGCTGAAGCCGAAGACGCAGGCGGCGATCACGCGCGCCTTCGACGAGGCGTCGGGCACGTCGGGCGGCGGGAAGGGGTCCCGCGGCGCCGAGTCGGCGGGCGACGGCGGCGGACCCGCGCTCGACCGGCGCACCGGCCTCACCTCCTGGACCGTCGGCGCCCTCCCCCGCACCTTCGAGACCCGGCGCGGCGGCCACACCGTCAAGGCGTACCCGGCGCTGGTGGACGAGGGCGAGACCGTCGCCGTGCGGCTGTACGACACGGAGGCGGAGCAGGCCGCGGCCATGTGGGCCGGCACCCGCCGCCTGATCCTGCTCCAACTCCCCTCCAACCCCGCGAAGTTCGCCAACAGCACGCTGTCCAACCAGGCGAAGCTGGCCCTCTCCCGCACCCCCCACGGCGGCGTACAGGCCCTCTTCGAGGACTGCGTCACCGCCTCCGCGGACCGGCTCATCGCCGCCCGCGGCGGCCCCGCGTGGGACGAGGAGGGCTTCCGCAAGCTCTTCGACTCCGTACGGGCCGACATCGTGGACGCCACGATGCAGACCATCCGGCAGGTGCAGGAGGTGCTGGCGGCCTGGCACGCCTGCGAGGGACGGCTGCGGGGCGTCACGAGCCCGGTGCTGGCCGAGTCCGCGGCGGACGTGCGCGAGCAGTTGGCGTGGCTGGTGAAGCCGGGCTTCGTCACCGAGCACGGCGCGGGCCGGCTGCCGGACCTGCTGCGGTACCTCGTCGCGGCGGACCGCCGGCTGCAGCAGCTCCCCACGAACGCGGAGCGGGACCGGGCGCGGATGGCGAAGGTCAAGGAGATGCAGGACGAGTACGCGTGGCTGCTGGAGCAGCAGCCGCGGGGGCGGCCGGTGCCGCGGGCGGTGCGGGACGTGCGGTGGATGATCGAGGAGCTGCGGGTGAGCTACTTCGCGCACGCGCTGGGGACGGCGTATCCGGTCTCCGACAAGCGGATCGTGAAGGCGGTCGACGCGCTGGTACCGCCGGCGCGGTGA